From a single Daphnia pulex isolate KAP4 chromosome 2, ASM2113471v1 genomic region:
- the LOC124188350 gene encoding sialin-like → MSEKSEADKPQLLAPSLFGSCRLTITLMCAVASFCALFMTINLGMVIVCMNKGHTNSSNSTEMEGSNCTANPEFEIQSTCGVNTTQEQDVRWDKNAQGLLLSATYYGVVSMQLLTGWLCDKFGKTKLIMICGSTVLGVTSVLSPLIIEYAGVPFFFAARVIQGACMCFMLSPVLPLLRRWTTAKEQGLLVGLAFAGAALANAATYPMAGLMCKYSGWRSIFYFAGGCGILWGLAAIFIIYDKPGQHPRVSIKEKQYLLSTQVESSSKKTNNAIPWSKILRSIPVWSVITTNFFFFAATKGTVINLPLFIRDVLDFSVTENGIFSAMPSVVALMLHLIIGPLFDCVRAKQIFSVTVVRKIFHVIGTLFPAIMMFTVSQLPPDQKYIIIGLITIGYALYEVAWMGGFSFAFMDMAPDYVGIIQGINNTIGLMPGFIMPVVISNLTPEGTSQEWSYVFLMFGGLYSVACLIFLLTGSSELQSWGNAKNTSKEGEIDKSLEKMVA, encoded by the exons ATGTCGGAAAAAAGTGAAGCGGACAAACCTCAGCTATTAGCTC CTTCGCTTTTTGGAAGTTGCCGATTGACAATCACCTTAATGTGCGCGGTAGCGTCTTTTTGCGCTCTCTTCATGACTATAAATCTCGGAATGGTCATTGTTTGTATGAACAAAGGACATACTAATAGCAGCAATAGTACGGAAATGGAGGGGTCTAACTGCACTGCGAATCcggaatttgaaattcaaagcACGTGCGGAGTTAACACAACGCAG GAACAAGATGTGAGATGGGACAAGAATGCTCAAGGATTGTTATTAAGTGCCACTTACTACGGAGTGGTATCTATGCAGCTGCTCACCGGTTGGCTGTGTGATAAATTCGGAAAGACCAAACTCATAAT GATCTGCGGGAGTACTGTTCTGGGTGTTACGTCAGTGCTGTCACCTTTGATTATTGAATATGCCGGAGTGCCGTTTTTCTTCGCTGCCCGTGTCATTCAGGGAGCTTGCATG TGTTTCATGCTGTCACCAGTTTTACCTTTGTTAAGACGCTGGACAACCGCTAAAGAGCAGGGACTTTTGGTTGGCTTGGCCTTCGCTGGCGCTGCCTTAGCAAACGCAGCTACGTACCCGATGGCTGGACTTATGTGTAAATATTCAGGATGGAGATCGATTTTTTACTTTGCTG GAGGATGTGGCATCCTGTGGGGTTTAGCGGCAATCTTCATAATTTATGACAAACCAGGACAGCATCCTCGAGTTAGTATTAAGGAAAAGCAATATCTTCTTTCCACTCAAGTTGAAAGTTCATCAAAG aaaacaaataatgcgATTCCTTGGTCAAAAATTCTTCGATCGATTCCTGTTTGGTCGGTGATTAccacaaatttcttcttctttgcagcCACA aAAGGAACGGTAATTAATCTACCACTCTTCATCAGAGACGTCTTAGATTTCAGCGTCACCGAA AATGGCATTTTTTCCGCTATGCCTTCAGTGGTCGCTTTGATGCTCCATTTAATCATCGGTCCGCTGTTTGACTGTGTACGTgcgaaacaaatattttccgTCACAGTTgtcagaaaaatatttcacgtCATAG GGACTCTATTCCCTGCAATAATGATGTTTACCGTTAGCCAACTACCTCCAGatcaaaaatatattattatcgGTTTAATCACTATTGGTTACGCATTGTATGAGGTGGCCTGGATGGGAGGATTTTCATTCGCGTTTATGGATATGGCCCCTGACTATGTAGGAATTATTCAGGGAATAAACAACACCATTGGACTCATGCCTGGGTTTATAATGCCcgtcgtcatttcaaatttgactCCCGAG GGAACTTCTCAGGAATGGAGTTACGTTTTTCTTATGTTTGGCGGATTGTACAGCGTGGCATGTTTAATCTTCTTATTAACAGGATCGTCAGAATTGCAAAGTTGGGGAAACGCAAAAAACACTAGCAAAGAAGGAGAAATCGACAAATCGCTCGAAAAAATGGTCGCATAA